Below is a window of Cellulosilyticum sp. I15G10I2 DNA.
TAGGTGAATTTTGGATAAGTATCCTTCCAGTTCCGCATAATGTCAGGTGCTTTGCTTATACGATTGAGAATAAAAGAAATCCTAAGTTTATTGTAGAAAAAGCAAAGCAGAATAATGTTCCTCAGAAATATTGGAAAAAGTTGCAGCAAGGACAGACCATTACGCTTGAGCAAGTAGTTTATACGCCGGACATGGTACTGGGAGATGCACGAAAAGGTTTAAAAGTGTCTTACTGTACAGATTGCAGGCCGATTAGTGAACTAGAAGAGTTCATAGAAGGTGCAGATTTATTTGTTTGTGAAGCGATGTATATACAAGATGAGTATTTGGATCAGGTTAAAAAACATAAACACATGTTAGGAAGTGAAGCAGCTAGGCTTGCGAGTGTGTCCAACGTTAAAAAATTATGGCTTACACATTTTAGCCCGGCGTTAATAGGCCCTTATATTAATATAGAAGGTATTAAAGAAATATTTGCAAATACAGTCGCTGGATATGATAGAATGACTACTACATTAGAATTTGAAGAAGAATGCTAAGATAAGAAGCGGGGGATAGATATGAAGAAGATGTTGTTGGTATTATTTATGATCGCCTTATGTGCCTCTTTTTTCTTTATAGTAAGTAATCGCAAGTCAGATTTAAGTCGAGAAAGCCGAAATATAGATATACTCAGTGAACTTCAAAAGGACCGTAACAACATAGCGGAAAATTATCCTGGTTCACCCAAAGAACTCATTGAACTGCATAATAAAATTATGAGTTATTTGTATAGCCAAAAAATGCAGGACGAGTATGTAGACCTTTATAGTGATACCATAAGAAATCTATATAGTGAGGATATTCTATCATTAAACAGCAAAGAAAGTCAGGCAGAGACTATTTTACTGGAAAAAGAAGAAAATCAAATTAAAATGGTTAAGCTCTTAGAAAGTAAAATTGAGGAAGTGATCTACTTAGATAATGAGAATATGGCACAAGTTAAAGTGCTTTATTATATTAATAGTGGTGATATCACCAGAATATATAGTCTAGAAAACACATCTGAGGGATGGAAAATTACTGGTTGGAATGATTCGCAAATAGATAGTAAAGAGTTGGAGGCGTATAAAGATGAATAACATAAAAGTACTGGCTATTGAGACTTCTTGTGATGAGACAGCAGCAGCAGTGGTACAAAATGGCAGGGAAGTTTTATCTAATATTATTTCTACTCAAATAGACCTGCATGAAAAATACGGTGGAGTAGTACCGGAGATTGCTTCAAGGATGCATGTAGAAAAAATAAATTTAGTTATTAATGAAGCATTAGAAGCAGCTGAAGTCTCTTTAGATGAGATAGACGTAATAGGCGTAACGTATGGGCCAGGCTTAGTGGGAGCGTTACTTGTAGGGGTGGTTGCAGCTAAAGCGATAGCTTTTGCAAAAGATAAGCCCTTAGTTCCAGTACATCATATAGAGGGGCATATTGCTGCTAATTACATTGCACATCCAGAGCTTAAGCCACCTTTTGTATGTCTGGTAGTATCAGGTGGACATACACATCTTATAATGGTTAAAGATTATACAAGTTATGAGATTATAGGCAGAACAAGGGATGATGCAGCTGGCGAGGCTTATGATAAAGTAGCAAGAGCAATAGGGCTATCTTATCCGGGCGGACCCAAGGTAGACAAGCTTGCGAAAGAAGGGAATAAAGATGCAATTAAATTCCCAAGGGCAATGCTCGACGTGGGATATGACTTTAGTTTTAGTGGGGTA
It encodes the following:
- a CDS encoding ribonuclease Z, whose protein sequence is MLDVCLLGTGGMLPLPERYLTSLLARYNGRKLLIDCGEGTQVTMRMLGWGYKTIDIICLTHYHGDHVTGLPGLLLTIGNSGRKEPLTIIGPPGLKKIVDGLTCICRDIAFELVLMELPYEKQSIQIGEFWISILPVPHNVRCFAYTIENKRNPKFIVEKAKQNNVPQKYWKKLQQGQTITLEQVVYTPDMVLGDARKGLKVSYCTDCRPISELEEFIEGADLFVCEAMYIQDEYLDQVKKHKHMLGSEAARLASVSNVKKLWLTHFSPALIGPYINIEGIKEIFANTVAGYDRMTTTLEFEEEC
- a CDS encoding DUF6715 family protein encodes the protein MKKMLLVLFMIALCASFFFIVSNRKSDLSRESRNIDILSELQKDRNNIAENYPGSPKELIELHNKIMSYLYSQKMQDEYVDLYSDTIRNLYSEDILSLNSKESQAETILLEKEENQIKMVKLLESKIEEVIYLDNENMAQVKVLYYINSGDITRIYSLENTSEGWKITGWNDSQIDSKELEAYKDE
- the tsaD gene encoding tRNA (adenosine(37)-N6)-threonylcarbamoyltransferase complex transferase subunit TsaD, translated to MNNIKVLAIETSCDETAAAVVQNGREVLSNIISTQIDLHEKYGGVVPEIASRMHVEKINLVINEALEAAEVSLDEIDVIGVTYGPGLVGALLVGVVAAKAIAFAKDKPLVPVHHIEGHIAANYIAHPELKPPFVCLVVSGGHTHLIMVKDYTSYEIIGRTRDDAAGEAYDKVARAIGLSYPGGPKVDKLAKEGNKDAIKFPRAMLDVGYDFSFSGVKSAVLNYINGCNMKNETLNTEDVAAAFQSSVVDVLVTKSIQLAKEKQINKVALAGGVAANKGLRAAMLEACQDNGITLYYPEILLCTDNAAMIGCAAYYEYLDGKRAGMDLNAVPNLPLGKK